A segment of the Stigmatopora nigra isolate UIUO_SnigA chromosome 15, RoL_Snig_1.1, whole genome shotgun sequence genome:
ACTTGTTCCCACTTCGAGATCTGACCCGGTGTTTTTGCTCCTGGACCACAGCAACaactgaaaacaaatgattagaaGTTATATTTCTCCTCTCCATTTCCtcaataacattggaaaaaaatgttaaagataAAAGTGGTGGATTTGAACTCACTCCGGATTTGAACTTGTTCCCACTTCAAGATCTGACCCGGTGTTTTTGCCACTGGacaaaaaccacaaaacaaGACTCCATGGTCTTAATTCGATTATCTTTTAATTAACATGTATCAAAAGGACAAACGTGCACGAACGGGACGGCCAAAGTCGCACGTCGGCGTGCAGAAttcatgtcaaaatatttcaaacgcGTAATAATCTGTACAGAACTTTGGTTGAATATGTCACAAGATAAAGCTTAAATACGTACTTCCCTTTCTGAGGCATCTCCATGTGACACCATGAAATGTCAACCCGTCACACCGGCTAACTTAGAAAGCAAATACGCAAACATGCTATCCTAAATAGCCATGCTAAAGTACGCAGCGTTAGGGAAGAGCATGCCAATAACAATTAGCGTCTTTGTCTTACAAGATAAAATGTTACTTGTCTTTTGCtccagtgttttttgttgttgttgttatttttttaaatgacttttggtCAGGAATACAAACAGGACAGATCTGGCCCAAATTGCCCATTaatgccaaaaataaataatctttCAGGACCAGGAAGTGACGTTACACTTACTGTAAGGTACGAAAAGCCGCTGAATGATTGTTATTCATATTAGTGTCTGGCGATAAAAGCCTGCTGATTAAGTGCTGCTGGTTGTCACTTCCTGAGCTTTTATTTTGGATGGCTTTCGCCTTCAGTCTAACATTGCGTCCAACTGGTCGGCCAAGTCGTCAAACATGTTGCCGATGTCGTCCAGGATGTTTCCCGCTGACTTGACCGTGTCGGCtctgccaaaagaaaaaaaatcattgactaTTTGATCATCTTTTTACTATTTAGATCATTTTCATaattgttctttgttttgtgaTTAAGACGACATGGAAAAGTTCCTGAACTCACCCATCTCCATGGTCCCGGTCCAGGATCAGTTTCCGCTCCACGGCCTTGAGGGCGGCCGCCAGGGACGTGCTGGTCTCGTCCAGTCTCTGCTGGACCACCTGAGTCCCGGGCAGACCCGCCGAGCTCGGAATGGCGGCGGTCGACGGGGAGAGAGGGCGTGGCGCTCCCCCACGGGACGGCGAGCGCGGCGCTGATGTTGTCCCAAAGGCCAGACTTTGGACCACGCTGACATTGACTACAGGAGACGTGGGTCGACCTGGTCCGGAAAGAAAAACAGGTGAGTCCAGATTCACAAAATGGTCTCAGTGCAACATGAGTTAACGTTACCTTGTGCCGCCAGCAAGCTGTGTCGCACGGGTTTGGGGGCCACGATGGGAGGCTTGGGGGATGGAGGAGGTTTGATGGGAGACTCCGACCTGGGAAGGACTCTCTCCTGGGACGGGATTTGGATTTCGGTTTGGTCCGGGCCCGTGGCTGCATCGTCCTTGTCTTTGGGTTTGTGTCGCCGCTTGACCGTGTCTGACTCCGTCAGGTTGAACTCGGGGACCTCGGGGCTTTTGGCTCCGTTGGCTTCGGCCCTGGGGGGTCCCGAGGCGGCTTTGGGCCTCTGTTTGATGGTCAGGTTTCCCTCCTCGGCGAAGGGGATGCACTCGCTAGAGCTGTTGTGCGGGGACCGCGAGCCTTTGGGGTCGGATTCCTCCGTGTCCGATTTGCCGCCTGCGTCGGGGTCATGATGGACGTTCTCGCCTCTCCTGAGGCCAGGGGGTTCTCTGTATTCGGGGATAGGGGGTGCCTGAGGATGGGTATCTTGTTTTGTCTCCTGAGGATTTGGAGTCTCTGTGCTTCCTTCCAGGGAAGCAGCAATGCTCCTGACGCTTCCCGGACTGTCGGTCACCACGCCGCCGCCCCCCGACGACGACGCGGTGCTACTGTCGCTCAGCTCGCCACTAGTGGTGCTGCTGACCGAGCTCAGTCTTTTGGGAGGAGGCGGCGGAGGTCCCTTTTTCCGTGCCCGCACGGCAAAAGAGTGGCTGCGACCCACGTTGGCGCCCCTTTCCGGGCCGCACTGCGCCCTGGCCGACTGAGTGCGGCCGTGTTTTCGGCCGAGTGTAGCGTATGAAGGCACGTTACCGGCGGAAATTGCCggctcgtcgtcgtcctcgtcgggTTCGCCGTCCGACAGGGCGTAGCGGTTGAGGACGTGGCCTCGTTTCTTGGATGGCGCCAGAGACCCGTGGCGCTCCCGAGATCCGACGGAGGCATCGTGAGAGCGCAGGTAGCTGAAGCCTTTAGATGACGGCGAGCCGTGGGAGCGAGGCGTTTGAGGCTTGGCGGGGATGGCGGGATACTTGAAGACGGTGGCCGTTCCAAGAGGAACTTGCTTGTGGACGGATCTCTGATCCCAGCCCTCGGGAATGTTCCTGTCCTTGGCGTCCAAGTTGTGCGGCGTGAAGGAAGCGGCGGGAGCTTCCTGGTTGTTCCTGACCACCGGGCCGTCCTCGCGGTCGGAGCAAGGGCCAGACATGGCCGACTGTAGTTCCATGCTCAGCTCGCTGTCCTGAAATATGAGTTTATGTGTTTATGACATGGGAAGGTGGCCATAGATTACCAGTCCTACCTGGAAGGTCATCATTGTCTTTGGCGTGCGGGGGGATGAGCACTCTCCCCCGCCGTCTGGAGGTTCAATGGAGACCACGTGCAGAGCTCCGGGACCCTTGCGACGCAACGTCCCCTGTCCCGACTCGGCTTGAAGGACGGCTCTGTAGATGTCGCACAGTTTCTTCACGGCCAACATCAACTTCTTTTGGTGCCCTGTGGAGGAAGGACAAGGGGGGATTGATTGAACCCAGATATCAGAACTGTGGATCAGAAAGAGGTCAATATTTAATGTGGTGGGTGATAGATGGTGGGCTCACCCAGTTTAGTGATGCCGATCTCTTGCAGGTCTTCCCACGTCAAGTCTTTGACGATGGAGATGCTGTCGTAGCCGTTCTCGGAGAGTCTCTTCAAGTACTGCGGGAGGCCGATAGCGCTCAGCCACTCGCCGAGGTCCGACTGCAAGGAAAGTGTGCTGGGATCACGCGTGACCCTCAATGGGGACGCTTTCCGGGGCTTCCAGTCCACTCACCGGTATGTACTCCGGAAGCCACTCGGGGATGTTCAGCTTGTTGATCTCCATGGAGATCTTCTTGCGGTGACCCGGCTTGGTCACTCCAATGGCCGTCAAATCCTGAAGGAGAGTCCTTGACAAGTTAGCGATATATTCTTAAAGATGCTTTGCAGATTTGACAAATGCTTGAATTTGGCATAAAGTGTTAGACAATGTTTTCTGTACTCTGTTGTTTGAAAGTAAAACttgtacaaaataaaatgaaagaatacatTGATTTTCCTTTTGTATTTTGATTCAAACAAGAttaatctaaaatatatatatacatatacatatacatgattGAATAGCTTCGAAAATGTCCACTGACCTCAGGTGTCATCCTACTGATAGTGGGGACATCGTAACCAGCACTGATGAAATTCCCCGCATACTGCTCCAACTGGAAGTCACTCAACCACTCCAAGATGGCTTCCGAGTCCTCAACcgtcaaaaaacaaacaaacgcaaACGTCATTACAATCACCGTCACACTGTCCCTCGGCCGACAAGCACTACCTTGCCGTCCAGCAGCTGCTGAGGGCGAAAAAACTGCTGCTGGGAGAAGGTCTGCTCTGCCGCTTGCTGAACCGTCACTGTTGGCCTGCGGGAGCCTGCTGCACCTAAGGtccaaataatataaaaagagTTGAGGGGAAGACCAGAGAAGAACCACGAAATTGGGCCGATCCATTACCTGCGTGATGCTGCCTGCTCAAGTGCGCGGCAACACAATCGGCAGCGAGGGGGGTCAAGGGGCTCGCCTAAAAATGACCAATAGCAATTAGGAAAACTGTCCAAAAGGTCAGCGATGTACACGCCGGCGTACCTTGTCGTCACGATGCACGACACCGTTTTGGGCGTTGGCCAAAGTATTGTTGTTATTgagggtgttgttgttgttgctttccGTGCTTTGCCCACTGCCGGCGCTGCGCGTG
Coding sequences within it:
- the caskin2b gene encoding caskin-2 isoform X1, with protein sequence MGKEQDLLQAVKSGDLSSTHKLLAKLKSGRNKLLGSTKRLNVNYQDLDGFSALHHAALTGSAELLAALLEAQAAVDVKDSNGMRPLHYAAWQGKSESVLLLLRSGASVNGVSLDGHIPLHLAAQYGHYQVSEMLLQHQSNPCLVNKAKKTPLDLACEFGRAKVAQLLLSSNMVVALLEGERKEPSDSAFTTPLHLAARNGHKDVIGLLLKAGIDINATTKSGTALHEAALYGKTEVVRLLLDTGVDVNIRNTYNQTALDIVNQFTTSHASRDIKQLLRDATGVLQVRALKDFWNLHDPTALNIRAGDVITVLEQHADGRWKGHIHDIQRGTDRVGFFPPSIVEVIGRRGGGPHYRLASLPVPRQSRGPNSAPHGDDSYSLCVPPNMAAGDRSSVGSSESVGSTRSAGSGQSTESNNNNTLNNNNTLANAQNGVVHRDDKASPLTPLAADCVAAHLSRQHHAGAAGSRRPTVTVQQAAEQTFSQQQFFRPQQLLDGKVEDSEAILEWLSDFQLEQYAGNFISAGYDVPTISRMTPEDLTAIGVTKPGHRKKISMEINKLNIPEWLPEYIPSDLGEWLSAIGLPQYLKRLSENGYDSISIVKDLTWEDLQEIGITKLGHQKKLMLAVKKLCDIYRAVLQAESGQGTLRRKGPGALHVVSIEPPDGGGECSSPRTPKTMMTFQDSELSMELQSAMSGPCSDREDGPVVRNNQEAPAASFTPHNLDAKDRNIPEGWDQRSVHKQVPLGTATVFKYPAIPAKPQTPRSHGSPSSKGFSYLRSHDASVGSRERHGSLAPSKKRGHVLNRYALSDGEPDEDDDEPAISAGNVPSYATLGRKHGRTQSARAQCGPERGANVGRSHSFAVRARKKGPPPPPPKRLSSVSSTTSGELSDSSTASSSGGGGVVTDSPGSVRSIAASLEGSTETPNPQETKQDTHPQAPPIPEYREPPGLRRGENVHHDPDAGGKSDTEESDPKGSRSPHNSSSECIPFAEEGNLTIKQRPKAASGPPRAEANGAKSPEVPEFNLTESDTVKRRHKPKDKDDAATGPDQTEIQIPSQERVLPRSESPIKPPPSPKPPIVAPKPVRHSLLAAQGRPTSPVVNVSVVQSLAFGTTSAPRSPSRGGAPRPLSPSTAAIPSSAGLPGTQVVQQRLDETSTSLAAALKAVERKLILDRDHGDGADTVKSAGNILDDIGNMFDDLADQLDAMLD
- the caskin2b gene encoding caskin-2 isoform X3, with the translated sequence MGKEQDLLQAVKSGDLSSTHKLLAKLKSGRNKLLGSTKRLNVNYQDLDGFSALHHAALTGSAELLAALLEAQAAVDVKDSNGMRPLHYAAWQGKSESVLLLLRSGASVNGVSLDGHIPLHLAAQYGHYQVSEMLLQHQSNPCLVNKAKKTPLDLACEFGRAKVAQLLLSSNMVVALLEGERKEPSDSAFTTPLHLAARNGHKDVIGLLLKAGIDINATTKSGTALHEAALYGKTEVVRLLLDTGVDVNIRNTYNQTALDIVNQFTTSHASRDIKQLLRDATGVLQVRALKDFWNLHDPTALNIRAGDVITVLEQHADGRWKGHIHDIQRGTDRVGFFPPSIVEVIGRRGGDRSSVGSSESVGSTRSAGSGQSTESNNNNTLNNNNTLANAQNGVVHRDDKASPLTPLAADCVAAHLSRQHHAGAAGSRRPTVTVQQAAEQTFSQQQFFRPQQLLDGKVEDSEAILEWLSDFQLEQYAGNFISAGYDVPTISRMTPEDLTAIGVTKPGHRKKISMEINKLNIPEWLPEYIPSDLGEWLSAIGLPQYLKRLSENGYDSISIVKDLTWEDLQEIGITKLGHQKKLMLAVKKLCDIYRAVLQAESGQGTLRRKGPGALHVVSIEPPDGGGECSSPRTPKTMMTFQDSELSMELQSAMSGPCSDREDGPVVRNNQEAPAASFTPHNLDAKDRNIPEGWDQRSVHKQVPLGTATVFKYPAIPAKPQTPRSHGSPSSKGFSYLRSHDASVGSRERHGSLAPSKKRGHVLNRYALSDGEPDEDDDEPAISAGNVPSYATLGRKHGRTQSARAQCGPERGANVGRSHSFAVRARKKGPPPPPPKRLSSVSSTTSGELSDSSTASSSGGGGVVTDSPGSVRSIAASLEGSTETPNPQETKQDTHPQAPPIPEYREPPGLRRGENVHHDPDAGGKSDTEESDPKGSRSPHNSSSECIPFAEEGNLTIKQRPKAASGPPRAEANGAKSPEVPEFNLTESDTVKRRHKPKDKDDAATGPDQTEIQIPSQERVLPRSESPIKPPPSPKPPIVAPKPVRHSLLAAQGRPTSPVVNVSVVQSLAFGTTSAPRSPSRGGAPRPLSPSTAAIPSSAGLPGTQVVQQRLDETSTSLAAALKAVERKLILDRDHGDGADTVKSAGNILDDIGNMFDDLADQLDAMLD
- the caskin2b gene encoding caskin-2 isoform X2, which encodes MGKEQDLLQAVKSGDLSSTHKLLAKLKSGRNKLLGSTKRLNVNYQDLDGFSALHHAALTGSAELLAALLEAQAAVDVKDSNGMRPLHYAAWQGKSESVLLLLRSGASVNGVSLDGHIPLHLAAQYGHYQVSEMLLQHQSNPCLVNKAKKTPLDLACEFGRAKVAQLLLSSNMVVALLEGERKEPSDSAFTTPLHLAARNGHKDVIGLLLKAGIDINATTKSGTALHEAALYGKTEVVRLLLDTGVDVNIRNTYNQTALDIVNQFTTSHASRDIKQLLRDATGVLQVRALKDFWNLHDPTALNIRAGDVITVLEQHADGRWKGHIHDIQRGTDRVGFFPPSIVEVIGRRGGGPHYRLASLPVPRQSRGPNSAPHGDDSYSLCVPPNMAAGDRSSVGSSESVGSTRSAGSGQSTESNNNNTLNNNNTLANAQNGVVHRDDKASPLTPLAADCVAAHLSRQHHAGAAGSRRPTVTVQQAAEQTFSQQQFFRPQQLLDGKDSEAILEWLSDFQLEQYAGNFISAGYDVPTISRMTPEDLTAIGVTKPGHRKKISMEINKLNIPEWLPEYIPSDLGEWLSAIGLPQYLKRLSENGYDSISIVKDLTWEDLQEIGITKLGHQKKLMLAVKKLCDIYRAVLQAESGQGTLRRKGPGALHVVSIEPPDGGGECSSPRTPKTMMTFQDSELSMELQSAMSGPCSDREDGPVVRNNQEAPAASFTPHNLDAKDRNIPEGWDQRSVHKQVPLGTATVFKYPAIPAKPQTPRSHGSPSSKGFSYLRSHDASVGSRERHGSLAPSKKRGHVLNRYALSDGEPDEDDDEPAISAGNVPSYATLGRKHGRTQSARAQCGPERGANVGRSHSFAVRARKKGPPPPPPKRLSSVSSTTSGELSDSSTASSSGGGGVVTDSPGSVRSIAASLEGSTETPNPQETKQDTHPQAPPIPEYREPPGLRRGENVHHDPDAGGKSDTEESDPKGSRSPHNSSSECIPFAEEGNLTIKQRPKAASGPPRAEANGAKSPEVPEFNLTESDTVKRRHKPKDKDDAATGPDQTEIQIPSQERVLPRSESPIKPPPSPKPPIVAPKPVRHSLLAAQGRPTSPVVNVSVVQSLAFGTTSAPRSPSRGGAPRPLSPSTAAIPSSAGLPGTQVVQQRLDETSTSLAAALKAVERKLILDRDHGDGADTVKSAGNILDDIGNMFDDLADQLDAMLD